The DNA window attttatttttgaggttgctgaattgttgttattttttatttatattaatttttatttttgagggTGCTGAATTGTTGTTATGAGAATCTGattcttaattattttgtggTGAACACAAATTTAGCTTATATCCACTACCTAGCTTAGGTTCTCTTgccttttattgttattttgggaaatctcaataataataataataataataataataataataattaattaattaaataattattattattattattattattattaaaagggtaaatactattttggaccctctgttttacaaaagttactaattggaccctgtgttttgttaaatgacaaaatgggccctgtattttctaaaatagtacaaataggaccctgaattgattttttgtcaaaataaagtttaattataatccgatgtaaaagtgttatgacaaaactgtttacatttttttgtatctgttcgtattaagtattatcttcaagttggttgtattaaaaaaagttgttaaaaattaagctcagggtcctatttttactattttagaaaatacaaggtccattttgtcatttaacaaaacacagggtccaatctgtaacttttgcaaaacacagggtctacaatggtatttacccttattattattacaggATATTAAAGTAAAACTATCTAAACACTATCATTTGTAATACTTAATCCTATAAATGAAATTTTTAGttgtaaaatactaaaaataattacCAATAAGATAACTAACATCTACACAAATATTGAAATATACACATATCATGTTATTATTAGTttacataattttaattattacaatattaaataaataattctaaaataggaaaattaattaaaaataataaataaaatctaaaaatatatattttcattttttttttcatttttattattttcctgtgacatgtaatcttaattttccatttttttcttcaaaccCCTCTGTGCAGAACAAGAGGCTTCTTCTTCTGCTCACGCTAGCAATGAGGCTTCCATGGTGTTTCATCGAAACCCCTTCGCCCATAATAAAAGCGATCTCCTTCATTTTGGTTCTCTTTCAGATTTTTGttcggattagattggattttTTTTAGAGATTGACCATTGAtttgagaaaaaataattagaaaaaattaagattGTTGTGTTTGATGAATAGATGAAATTGGAGTTTATTTTTCTTGTGATTTTGTTAAGATTTGTTTTGTTCAATTTGATCTCGGTATGCTTACATTTGGTTGTGGTGATTGGTTCAATGTTTATAGTATTTCTCTTTTAGTGGTGGTGATAATGGTGATATTgcgaataaaataaaaaattagagaaagaaaattatttttattattttagttatttccaaactttttattttttatttttaaattatttttataatatttaaattattaaaataatatggaccaataaaaatttaacatgtGTACACAAATGTACTGTCAGCAGTCCATCCTCGCACTTAAGAAGTGAGGTTTACATAAAAAAaggataaatatcattttggaccttatgttttacaaaagttactaattggaccctctattttgttaaataacaaaatggactttgtattttccaaaatggtaaaaataagacactgagcttaattttttacaactttttctttaatataaccaacttgaagaaaatttttaacacaaacaaatacagaaaatgtaaacagttttgtcataactcctttagatcggattattattaaattttattttgataaaaaatcagttcaggtttctatttgtaccattttagaaaatacgggatcaattttgccatttaacaaaacaaagggtccaattaataacttttgcaaaacacagaatccaaaattatatttaccctaaaaaattTAGTTTATAAAGTTAAATGTTACCAAATATATAATTCAGTAGTATTATAGTCAATATCTCTATTATTTGCTCATGATagaacaaaaaattattaaaggaTTTATGATAGATGTTGTGAACAATCACTTAACACtttaatgtttaattattaatacagattttatttttttaatataaaaacgTCTTtatattactaattaattattaatagagATTagtattttaaacaaaaaaaaaaaaaacaacaatctTATTAAAATATTAGCATTCATGCTTTTAGATTAGTCCAAATATTGTGCTCGAAAATGCTACGACTAGAGAGAAATCAAGAATTTCTTGCCACAACATGAGCAACTTAATTTACTGATCGTCTAATAAAACACAAATTTACAAAAGATAAAGATAAGAATAAAAGTTGACAATCGTGtaaaattaacctaaaaatagAACACATTAATTAGTTTCCACGAATACCTTGAAGAGAGATCATGCTATCAGATTCAATCTCAATATTTTACCAATTCATACTTTTAATCCAACTAAGAGCCTCTTTGATACTTATAACATCAAAATTACCACCATGTCAAATGTTGAGGATTTTTAGGTTTAAACTTTAAAtctcttcatatatatatatgccccCAATATTTTGTTCACTTAATAATATGATTCTAATTAACCATCAAGtttcacattaaaaaaataatcatcaagttaaattttttatttttttaaaaagaaaatcattaaaaaaactttaaatttaaaggaAAAAACTACTTAAACCccctaaaatatttatatatagataaaaaaaagtctaaatttaagaaataaaatcACATTTAACTccctatattttatataaattagttTCATcactataaataaaaaaaaaaatatatctacaAATATTTGGAAAGAGAAAGCATCAAAATTTCTAGAAGTgcctaatataatattattagctATTTTTCTCTTCTCCTTAGAGAACactatttttttgtttgttctCCACAACTTGACCACATTATATGTTTCCACTTACAATTCTCCTTTTGgacataattttaatttatatttaatattttttacactaattaatcatgtttattatttaaatcTTTCATATAGTATTGGGATATGTCATAAAGTCTTTAATTTACACAAGATTTCttcattattttatcttaaaaaAACATTGTGTACTTGCTGATAATATTATATGTCATTATCACAAGAGAATCAAGATCACaataaaaatttctatttattcATACAAAATATCCCAAAAATTCTCATtctaagaaataaaaaatatagactTTACTATGTTTATGCCATACAATATTCCACCAAGAATATAAAAATCTATTTGGAACTTAATAAAGAGTAATAGACcaaaaaaaagcaaaaattcaTTTTGTAATACAaattatttatcataaaaaaaatatttatagctacattataatcactcttactaaatttatctaattttgtgggggttttttttactattttgacttataattataaaattaaaaaatttacatttaattttttaaaagacaatatttttattagtgTTGGCTATAGTAATAGCCTCCACATCAATCTTAAGGGATCTGTCCctgtgtatatatactattagtATACATGTATCCCATGTAATATATACAAGTAGCATAATGAAATTCTTTTATACTTTGATTTTGTTTGTCTAAGCTTTTACTCATGCTTTCATAGTAACTAAGATTGTGGtcgaaaacaaaaataaatcaacAGCTCAAAATAATTTCAGTGTATATTTTGATGATCTTAGGTTctagttcatttattttgatgatCTTAGGTTCTAGTTCATAACTAGAGTAtttagtataaaattttgaaacacaGTCCTCATATCCCTAAATTTTAAACTAGAAAGTTTCAATCACTAcgaaatttaaacttaaaagaGGTCATTTTTGTAAAATTGTCATCCATAAAGAGTATTGATTAGTAaatgaaaaattttatttacaccccaaaattttctaaaggcacctcattttaataatttttattttatatacaatttatatctttaattgtactaaatttttttaactttttttttttccaattcatattcttaaaaaatatacctatcaaacaaaaataaattatattttaaatattatgagaaaaaaattaaaataaaaaattatataaaattttcttagaaaaaattaaaaaaaaaatatacatgagttagaaaaaattatgaaaataaaatcaaagcaagtattgaaattaacataacataatgtgagaaaaaaattttaaaaaaatattaagagtaatttttaaaaattatttaagtttatattttttttttaataatgaggTGTACTTATCATTTTGTGAGGTGTAAATAGAACTCCCCTTAGTAAATTTGACAAGGTGTTAAATGTGACAAGccaataataatagtattatgACCattatagagttttatttaatatttaatttgtatgGATATAATCTTCTCAAACCATAAAAATATTGATGATAATGTGTCGTTTAATTCTATATTCCATCAAGTTTTGTTGATGCGGATATCATATCATTAACACCATATTAGTAAGTAATTGTTTcaaaaaaatgaacaaaatatatataaaaaaaaatacatgttcAATAATTGTTataaattagaagaagaaaaaaaaatagggaaCAAAACACTATAAGGATTAAGAAAAAACCTATtagttccaaaaaaaaaaatgaatttttgtttttcgaactttgacatatacaaAAAATTGTACCTCCAACCTTTAAGTCTGTTGAAATCCCAAATTAAtgaaattgttgaatttaagaattttcatcTAATTTTACTAACAGAAAATTGATTCAAGAACTTATTTgatatatgtcaaataagatcgAGATTTATATCAAATAAGTTCGGGAAATATATGAACATTATTTtacattagaaaaaaattaggaaGAGTTTCAATTAATGAATTAGAGAGTTGAAAGTAGAATATCCAGTTTGTCTTAGATTATAAATTCTAAATCAACCGCacacataaatataaaaattattgctAATTAATTAAGCACTTAacaattattttacaaaaatttttacttttagtcacaataaaagttgtgattaaaaggaaaaaaattgtgattaattataaattattattcctatgttgtgactaaaaagtttgtgattaaaggtattagtcacaaaaatttcaatttattgtaactaaatatatttttattcacagtatttgttgtgactaaaactaaatttgtgacaacttgtaactaaatactatgttttagtcagtaacattttattgtgactaaaagtcacatttagtcacaaaaaaatttatgttgcgACTAAAAGTGTAATgttcccgcttcaagcctccattgggccttacacccacggaataatgactcttatacacgagtacgtcactctggttgCTTTCTAGACTGATAACTAACTCTACAGACAACAAAATATGATATTGTCGTTTTGTACAGAAATGGGAGTTGTTATGTTTTTACCCcgttttttcaaaataaatactaCCTCCTCGATACAGTCTCTCCTCTTCCACACTCTCTCTGGAGATGGGCTACTACCACTAccagactctctctctctcgctctctcgACTTTTTTTTTCGTAGATCTTCCTCTGTCGCCGAAATCACAGTCCTTCCTCCTTCACACAGCATCACCAGGTAATGTATATATACTtgtaaaattgattttatataAGGTGCTTGTTTTGTTTATCATTATATTGATTGTATATCAATCTGTGGGTTGGACATTTTTAGATTAGTATGATCTCTCTATGATATGTATGCATAAATAGTAATATTTCTAGTCCAGGTTCACTTTTTTATTTAACGATGGAAGTAAAGGGTTTGAATTTTCCCTCGAGGATCGTGACTTTCCTAATAAAGCCCTAGATGAAATTATCAGTAGGCTATCGTTGAAAATTATGATAAGGTGTAGTCTAGAAAGCAAACTGTGGAGGCAAGTCATTAACAATTTCATCACATATTGCGAGCATAAGTACTTCCGTATTAAGGTGAAACGTAATCAGAAAATTAGTTTTCAAGATAGGATATTATATAACCTCTCCTTAACTCCTCTCACTGGTGCCATTATTCTCGACATTAAACATGGGATTGTTCTGATGAAAGTAGACAGTGGTAGAAGAAAGTTGTACCAGCTTTTTAATCCTGCTACCGAACAGAGAATCACTTTGCCAACCATACCCATTCCTGTATATCGTATTTGGCATCTGTATGTTGAATCGAAGACGGTTAAAGTCTTATTGCGTTGTGAGAGCAAGAAATATTCCAATTGGCAAGTCTACTTATACACCTTAGGTCAGCCGCACTGGAGGGCTTACAATATGAGTTCCCATTCTAATACCTACTCGACTTCGACTTCTATAGAGGCACAAACGGTGCATTTCCTCACGTCATCTTATACCGGAACGGGTGAATCGAGAGAACTTCTAGGCGGGGAGATATGACAGTTTCATTTTAAATCAGAGAGAATTGGTAAATGTTCTCTCATTCTTACAGAGGAGATGATGGCTTCCAAACCAATGTGGTGGGATAAATGCCTCTGTTTTGTACGGTTGCATTTGAGTGAGAAAATCCTCAAGGTGAAGAAAGTTGTCATGCATGATCAAGGCCATTTGATGCTAAAAGATGTGAATCTTTCTTTGGAGTTGTTGAATTAGATGGGCTATTTGAAAGAATCTACTTCTTTTCCGGACTATACTAACTCCAAACTGAAATTCGTGCTTGACAGTGTAGTTCGCACATTCAATTTGAACACTAAGTTCATTGAAGAATCGGGAAAGTAAGAGTCAAGTACATAATTGTACAAACTCAATCTTAACAACacacaaattaaaaaataatatatgtatatatattcatttctGTTGATGGTTAAACAACTAAATAATTACGAGTTGTGCTAAGGCGTTTTCATCTGATATTGTCGTTTTCATATGATATTGTCGTTTTGTAGAGAAAAGAGAATTGTTATGTTGTTACcccattttttcaaaataaatattatcgCCTCAATACAGTTTCTCTTCTTTCACACTAGAGAAGGGCTACTACCACTACCAGACTCCCTCTCTCGCTCTCTCCACTTCTTTTTTGTAGATCTTCTCTGTCGCCGGAATCACAGTCCTTCCTCCTTCACACAACATCACCaggtaatgtatatatatatatatatatacgtgtaaaattaattttatatatggtGCTTGTTTTGTTTATCATTATATTAATTGTATATCAATCTGTGGGTTGGACATTTTTACATTAATATGATCTCTCTATGATATGTACATATAAATAGTAATATTTCTGGTCCAGGTTCACTTTTTTGTTTAACGATGGAAGCAAAGGGTTTGAATTTTCCCTAGAGGATCGTGACTTTCCTAATAAAGCCCTAGATGAAATTATCAGTAGGTTATCGCTGAAAATTATGATAAGGTGTAGTCTAGAAAGCAAACTGTGGAGGCAAGTCATTAACAATTTCATCACATATTGCGAGTATAAGTACTTCCCTATTAAGGTGAAACGTAatcaaaaaattagttttcaggATAGGATATTATCTAACCTCTCCTTAACTCCTCTCATTGGTGCCATTATTCTTGACATTAAACATGGGATTGTTTTGATAAAAGTGGACAGTGGTAGAAGAAAGTTGTACCAGCTTTTTAATCCTGCTACCGGATAGAGAATCACTTTGCCAACCATACCCATTCTTGTATATCGTATTTGGCATTTGTATGTTGAATCGAAGACGGTTAAAGTCTTATTGCGTTGTGAGAGCAAGAAATATTCCAATTGGCAAGCCTACTTATACACCTTAGGTCAGCCGCACTAGAGGGCTTACAATATGAGTTCCTATTCTAATACCTACTCAACTTCGACTTCTATATATGCACAAACGGTGCATTTCCTCACGTCGTCTTATACCGGAACGGGTGAATCGAGAGAACTTCTAGGCGAGGAGATACGACAATTTCATTTTAAATCAGAGAAAATTGGTAAATGTTCTCTCTTTCTTACAGAGGAGATGATGGCTTCCAAACCAATGTGGTGTTATAAATGTCTCTGTTTTGCACGATTGCATTTGAGTGAGAAAATCCTCAAATTGAGGAAAGTTGTCATGCATGATCAAGGCCATTTGATGCTAGAAGATGTGAATCTTTCTTTGGAGTTGTTGGATAAGATGGGCTATTTGAAAGAATCTATTTCTTTTTCGGACTGTACTAACTCTAAACTGAAGTTCGTGCTTGACAGTTTAGTTTGCACATTCGATTTGAACACCAAGTTCATTGCAGAATTGGGAAAGCAAGAGTCAAGTACATACATGTACAAACTCAATCTTAATAACACACAAATATGTAACGTCCCCACTTGAAGACACTATTTTAATGgagtttaaatttattaattttctctACAATTTTAGCTTTAATAATAGCAAAACGGGTCACAGTGGGTCGATACGAACACGACATGATTTTTTACGGGTCGGGTTAGGGTTGAGATAATTAGACACGAGTCAAAAAAACGGGTCGACATGCTTGACACGAAATATAAAGCGGGTCACATAAAATATGACACGAACACGACACGATGACACGTTTTGCCATCCCTAATCAAAAGTAAGATTAGACTCAGAAAAAACACaatgaacatataattaagaagcTCTAATCACAAGGTGAGCAACCCAATTAACAAATCATTtgacaaaaattaaagaaacatCAACAATACTACTAAAGGTGTATtgcaaacaaaataataaataaattaatattatttttgaaataaaaaataaatggtataaTTACACAAgacaccattttttgtaaaaaaaaattacatttttacattcaaagaatttttttttaatatttttacggttttccataaaaagaacatgaaaacaacaagaaaactacataaaagtaacatgaaaataatatttaaataatatcaaaataataacaaaaaataacatgcatataacaaaaaataataacaaattaacaagataaCAACATAAAAAGGCCGtgttttctgtaaataaaataaaaaaaaatcgtaaaaatatttaaaattatgtgaaaccgtatatttgtaattttttttttttttgtgtatttgtgaaattatctttaaataaatattgtggATGTATTtgctacaaaatttaaaaataggacTTATTACAAGCCATAGATTTGAAGAAAATTAGGAATGTCATAGTATTTTAATTTGAGGGTCAATTATGTAATTTCATGAACTTTCTAAagttagttattattattattttttttttttttgcatttgcAGCGGCGAAATTCAAATTCTTCAAATTAGCATAAATGAAGTGAATTACGTCGTCTTCAACCTGAACATGCCTCAGTTTTCTACCTAAAGGGGATGACCTTTCAGTTTTCTTTTGTGTTTGTTTCTTAATTTTAGGTTTTGAgttttaattaatgatttattttaattgaatttaattaaaatatgaataataaatattaattattttattttgattttaaattatttttgttttatttttaatttttaaattaatttacaaataaaaattaaaaattaaatgatccGGACTAATCACATAGTAACACGTGGACACTAACCTGGTATATAACGGTCAagtacctacggaagttccatACTAGTGACgaaaggtatttttaccgccaaaaatacaacttaggtatttatctgctactcggTATAAAACTTAGGTCCATAGTTTTAAGAACCCGATAGAGAATACAAATCATTCGTTTCTCTTTAGTCTTACTTTCGATGCAACATGATATCAAATTTTACATTAGACAAGCTTTATTGTAGTCACATTTAGATAATGGCCTCGTAGCGTAATACGCAACACTCAATTTTCAATGTACAGTAAATCTATAAAAAGAGGAATTCATGGAAAGATAGCAAAATCGTTATGAGAGATGCGTTTGGAAAATACAATATATTCTGACTTGATATTTGTTGTGGCATGCTCACTTTTCATTTGACTTGCAATAGACTCATTTGAAGGGCTAGCAAAGATGAGCAGGAATGAGCAATGACTTGAGTTTAGTTATGGAGTTCGAGCGGGGTAGAATTCCGATCTTAAGCAAACCCGTCATGCTTGGCCATATGTCCTGTACAGTCAGTTGCATATCGGTGTTGGCAGTATTTGATTTTCTTGAGACGCATTGTCAATCATTAAGCTCACAAACCATGACCTGTGCTCACAAATACTAGCACTTATAAAATCATGACAGATTTTAGACCCCAAAATGCAAGTCAACTGTACTAATTCCTATTAAATCTCACCTTCTGAACAATGTATTGTCATGATAATTGTCTAACAACACACCACTCTTTTATTTAAAACTGAAGTTCACTCGACGAATTCAGTTCAGCTAGTTGTTTCGCAGCCCAATTTCCCAACCTCATGCACCCATGTTTCCTACAAGCATCCAACACTCTTGTTAGCATTGGAATTGTGGGTTCAAATGGCATCTCTTTTACAAAAACATCAAGCTCATCCATTTGATTGGAGCGACTGAAAAGTTCAATCATAATCTCATAGTGCTCAAGTCGTGGTATGATACCATAGTTGGTGCTCATTGAATGAAAATATTGACTACCCAATTCAACTAGATCTTCATGCAAACAAGCAGTTAAAACGGCTTGGAAGGTGACATGATCTGGCTTAATATTTGTTTCTTGCATTAAGCCAAAAAATTTAAGTACTTCTACACCTTTTTTGTGGGAACATCCTATCATTATGGAGTTCCATAAAACTATATCCCGTGAAGATGTTCCTTCGAAAACACGAAGGGCATAATCAAGACAACGACACTTGGAGTACATGTCAACCAAAGCTCCTGCAAGCACAATATCTATCTCGTAACCATTCCTGATAATGAAAGCGTGACTTTGTCTGCCTTGCTCAAAAGCAAGGATATTTGCACAAGCAGCCAAAAGGGTTGCAAAAGTAAATTTACTTGGTTGTGTCTCCCATTGCATCTCCCAGAAGATTGTCAAAGCTTGTTCGCTTTGGCCATGACAAGCATAGCTAGTCAATAAAGTATTCCAAGAAACATTATCCCGCAATTGACTCATTTGGAAAAACAAAACCCTCGCACTTGTCAAATTCCCACATTTACCATACATGTCAAGAAGGGCATTGCTAACATTGAGCTTGGAAAACAAACCATGTCGATAGACAAATCCATGAACCTGTTTGCCTGTTTGAACGTCTGAAAGACCAGCACAAATATTCAATACCAACCCAATAGTAACATGATCTATGTCCTTAGTTGTCATTCgcaataaatgtaaaaaagCCAAAGCCTCTTCCCACTGGAATGAATGAATATATCCTGCCAACATTGCATTCCATGATATCAAATTACGTTCTGGCATGTCATTAAAGAGTTCCCTTGCCTCGCTTGTCTTCCCGTTAATCGCATAACCCCACACAATTGAAGTCCAAGAAACCAAATCTTTTGCACCAGACTGCTCAAAAATTGCACGAGCTTGTTCCAGTTTCCCACATTTAACGTACATATCTATTAGGGAGCAAGAAACTACCTCATCAACATCAAAACACATCTTAATAGTCACTCCATGAATTTGAATACCTTCTCTAAGTGCAGAAATACTTGAGCAAGCAACAAGTGCATTGGAAAAGGTAAAGCTTAAGGGACTAACAGCCGCAGGAAACATCTTGAAAAACATGAAAATTGCTTCCTTCCCATCATTCATTTCAACATACCGCCTTACAATAACATTCCAAGAAACATCATTGGGGTTACGAATCTCATCAAACTTCCTACGTGCATCACTCATAATCCAACATTTCCCATACACATCAACAAGTGACGTTTCCAATATTATATTGTTACCAAAACCATACTTTGAAGTAAGCGCGTGAATCTGTCGAGAAAGACAAAGACACAGTAGTTTAGCACATGAACCTAAAACACTCGCAAATGTAATCTCATTGGCAAAAACACCGAACCTATTCATGCGCGAAAACAATAACAAGGCCTCCTTATCATAACCGTTCTTTGAATAAGCTGTTAACATGGAATTCCAAGAGCCGCCATTTCTAACTGGCATTTCTTCGAACAGCTCGCGGGCATCATGAACACAGCAACAATTACCATAGGCCTCTATGGCACGATTCAAGAGAAAGACAGGTGGGTCGGATGAGAAAGTGACCAAATGAGATTCAAGCTTTCGAGCCTCGACAATTGCGCGAGTTGAAGAAGTTAGCTGGAAAAGACGAGCGTAGACAGAGTAGGGAAAGGGTACAGGAGAATCGAAGAGGATTGAGACGGCTTTAGAGAGGTTGCCCAAGTTGAGAGTTTGGAGGATTGCATTAGTTACGGCTATGGTGGTCTTAGGTCGAGGGATTTTGCCATTGCTGTTGCTAGATATACTTTGAAGAAGATGATTCAGCTCAGAGACTTTGCTTACACCACCCATCGTTACACGAAGAATTTGAATTTTGCCGCTGcaaaggcaaaaaaaaaataactaacttTAGAAAGTTCATGAAATTACATAATTGACCCTCAAATTAAAATACTATGACATCCCAAATTTTCTTCAAATCTATGGCTTGTAATAAgtcctatttttaaattttgtagcaAATACATCCACAATATTTATTTagggataatttcacaaatacacaaaaacaataaaaaaattacaaaaatacggtttcacataattttaaatatttttaagatttttttttattttatatatagaaaatacggtcttttatgTTGTTATCTTGTTAAtgtgttgttaattttttgttatatgtatgttattttttgttattatttaaatattattttcatattacttttatgtaattttcttgttgtttttatgaaaaactgtaaaaatatataaaaaaaaatctttgaacgtaaaaatgtaattttttttacaaaaaatagtgtcttgtgtaattatctcatttatttttttattttagaaataatatttatttatttattattttatttgcaaTACACCTTTAGTAGTATTGTtgatgtttttttaatttttgtcaaaCGATTTGTTAATTGGGTTGCTCACCTTGTGATTAGAgcttcttaattatatgttgatTGTGTTTTTTCTGAGTCTAATCTTCCTTTTGATTAGGGGTGGCAAAACGTGTCATCGTGTCGTGTTCGTGTTATATTTTATGTGACCCGCTTTATATTTCGTGTCAAGCGTGTCGACCCGTTTTTTGACTCGTATCTAATTATCTCAACCCTAACCCGACTCGTAAAAAATCGTGTCGTGTTCGTGTCGACCCACTGTGACCCGTTTTGCTATTATTAAAGctaaaattatagaaaaaattaataaatttaagcttcattaaaaaacttatatacatttatgtatatatagtttgttacatatataataacaaCACACAAATTGGGAAAGCAAGAGTCAAGTGCATCTCACTCGACCTTCCCTAggtgatgtgggattgcacggcTTACCCGGAATTTTCCCTTACGggtcacgggactactgactgtcacaatcacc is part of the Cannabis sativa cultivar Pink pepper isolate KNU-18-1 chromosome 5, ASM2916894v1, whole genome shotgun sequence genome and encodes:
- the LOC115716357 gene encoding pentatricopeptide repeat-containing protein At3g26540-like isoform X2; translated protein: MGGVSKVSELNHLLQSISSNSNGKIPRPKTTIAVTNAILQTLNLGNLSKAVSILFDSPVPFPYSVYARLFQLTSSTRAIVEARKLESHLVTFSSDPPVFLLNRAIEAYGNCCCVHDARELFEEMPVRNGGSWNSMLTAYSKNGYDKEALLLFSRMNRFGVFANEITFASVLGSCAKLLCLCLSRQIHALTSKYGFGNNIILETSLVDVYGKCWIMSDARRKFDEIRNPNDVSWNVIVRRYVEMNDGKEAIFMFFKMFPAAVSPLSFTFSNALVACSSISALREGIQIHGVTIKMCFDVDEVVSCSLIDMYVKCGKLEQARAIFEQSGAKDLVSWTSIVWGYAINGKTSEARELFNDMPERNLISWNAMLAGYIHSFQWEEALAFLHLLRMTTKDIDHVTIGLVLNICAGLSDVQTGKQVHGFVYRHGLFSKLNVSNALLDMYGKCGNLTSARVLFFQMSQLRDNVSWNTLLTSYACHGQSEQALTIFWEMQWETQPSKFTFATLLAACANILAFEQGRQSHAFIIRNGYEIDIVLAGALVDMYSKCRCLDYALRVFEGTSSRDIVLWNSIMIGCSHKKGVEVLKFFGLMQETNIKPDHVTFQAVLTACLHEDLVELGSQYFHSMSTNYGIIPRLEHYEIMIELFSRSNQMDELDVFVKEMPFEPTIPMLTRVLDACRKHGCMRLGNWAAKQLAELNSSSELQF
- the LOC115716357 gene encoding pentatricopeptide repeat-containing protein At3g26540-like isoform X1, with the translated sequence MQCLSSFTLSLEIGYYHYQTLSLSLSRLFFRRSSSVAGITVLPPSHNITSGKIQILRVTMGGVSKVSELNHLLQSISSNSNGKIPRPKTTIAVTNAILQTLNLGNLSKAVSILFDSPVPFPYSVYARLFQLTSSTRAIVEARKLESHLVTFSSDPPVFLLNRAIEAYGNCCCVHDARELFEEMPVRNGGSWNSMLTAYSKNGYDKEALLLFSRMNRFGVFANEITFASVLGSCAKLLCLCLSRQIHALTSKYGFGNNIILETSLVDVYGKCWIMSDARRKFDEIRNPNDVSWNVIVRRYVEMNDGKEAIFMFFKMFPAAVSPLSFTFSNALVACSSISALREGIQIHGVTIKMCFDVDEVVSCSLIDMYVKCGKLEQARAIFEQSGAKDLVSWTSIVWGYAINGKTSEARELFNDMPERNLISWNAMLAGYIHSFQWEEALAFLHLLRMTTKDIDHVTIGLVLNICAGLSDVQTGKQVHGFVYRHGLFSKLNVSNALLDMYGKCGNLTSARVLFFQMSQLRDNVSWNTLLTSYACHGQSEQALTIFWEMQWETQPSKFTFATLLAACANILAFEQGRQSHAFIIRNGYEIDIVLAGALVDMYSKCRCLDYALRVFEGTSSRDIVLWNSIMIGCSHKKGVEVLKFFGLMQETNIKPDHVTFQAVLTACLHEDLVELGSQYFHSMSTNYGIIPRLEHYEIMIELFSRSNQMDELDVFVKEMPFEPTIPMLTRVLDACRKHGCMRLGNWAAKQLAELNSSSELQF